In Papaver somniferum cultivar HN1 chromosome 1, ASM357369v1, whole genome shotgun sequence, a genomic segment contains:
- the LOC113328492 gene encoding 50S ribosomal protein 6, chloroplastic-like: MSICSGIFGTRLGSVVLPKQQQQSNYSTIGDVGVNNGLMMMPTGRVTMPMVECSSRPQKKGTAHHRKTRPKKSQPWDIKRGKTIYPPLPALPADWTLVSAAPITTDITDSAVIGESDTVE, from the coding sequence ATGTCAATTTGTTCAGGAATCTTCGGTACAAGATTGGGGTCTGTGGTATTGcctaagcagcagcagcaatccAACTACTCAACAATTGGTGATGTTGGTGTTAACAATGGTCTAATGATGATGCCAACTGGGAGAGTAACAATGCCGATGGTAGAATGTTCATCAAGACCACAAAAGAAAGGTACTGCTCATCACAGGAAGACTAGACCAAAGAAGAGTCAGCCATGGGATATCAAGCGTGGAAAAACCATTTACCCACCACTTCCTGCTTTACCTGCTGATTGGACTCTTGTTTCTGCTGCTCCTATCACCACTGACATTACTGATTCTGCTGTTATTGGCGAGTCCGATACTGTCGAATGA
- the LOC113285399 gene encoding inositol-tetrakisphosphate 1-kinase 3-like: MRFNEEEEEQKENERNLQSYAIGVEFPPQPQKLIVGYALTSKKKKSFLQPKLEILARNKGILFVAIDHKRPLSDQGPFDVVLHKLTGKEWRQILEDYRLEHPEVTVLDPPDCIQHVHNRQSMLQDVADLNLSNFYGTVGVPKQLVITKDPSSIPDAVRKAGLMLPLVAKPLVVDGSAKSHELSLAYDQFSLSKLDPPLVLQEFINHGGVLFKVYVVGEAIKVVRRFSLPDVNERELLNNHGVFRFPRVSCAAASADDADLDPCIAELPPRPLLERLARELRHRLGLRLFNIDMIREHGSRDRFYVIDINYFPGYGKMPEYEHIFTDFLLSLVQSKYKIRSANNTRRV; the protein is encoded by the exons TTTCCTCCTCAACCTCAGAAACTCATTGTTGGTTATGCTTTAACttctaagaagaagaaaagcttCTTACAACCTAAGTTAGAAATCCTGGCTAG AAATAAGGGAATCTTGTTTGTTGCAATCGACCACAAAAGGCCTCTTTCTGACCAGGGTCCCTTTGACGTTGTTCTGCATAAG TTGACAGGAAAGGAATGGCGCCAGATTCTTGAG GACTACAGGCTAGAACATCCAGAAGTGACAGTCCTCGACCCTCCGGATTGCATACAGCATGTGCACAATCGACAGTCTATGCTTCAAGATGTGGCTGATCTGAACTTATCTAATTTTTATG GCACGGTTGGTGTCCCAAAACAGTTGGTCATAACTAAAGATCCTTCATCCATTCCGGATGCAGTTCGTAAAGCTGGCTTAATGCTACCCTTAG TTGCAAAACCACTGGTTGTGGATGGGAGTGCAAAGTCACATGAACTGTCTCTTGCTTATGATCAATTCTCCCTGTCGAAGCTCGATCCTCCTTTGGTTCTGCAGGAGTTCATCAACCACG GTGGCGTTCTTTTTAAGGTTTATGTTGTTGGGGAAGCTATAAAAGTTGTGCGCCGCTTCTCTCTTCCTGATGTTAATGAGCGGGAGTTGCTAAATAATCATGGTGTGTTTCGTTTTCCAAGAGTTTCCTGTGCAGCGGCTTCTGCTGATGATGCAGATCTGGATCCTTGTATTGCTG AGCTTCCTCCGCGTCCTTTACTTGAGAGGCTTGCAAGGGAGCTTCGTCATCGCCTG GGTCTTCGGCTGTTCAATATAGATATGATCCGCGAGCATGGAAGCAGAGACCGGTTTTATGTTATTGACATCAACTACTTTCCAG GTTATGGAAAAATGCCAGAGTATGAGCACATATTTACAGATTTCCTCCTGAGTTTGGTTCAGAGTAAGTACAAGATACGGTCTGCTAATAACACTCGCAGGGTGTAG